In one Polaribacter sp. ALD11 genomic region, the following are encoded:
- a CDS encoding ABC transporter ATPase — protein sequence MFTEYKNLPSNSRVWIYQADREFTNKDMEFIALKAEDFINQWTRHGDDLKGSFTIKYNQFLVLAVDESFNNVSGCSIDSSVRFIQALEKELSLDLMNKMNVTFKDNNTINLVKLSDFQRFAKEQKVTPDTIVFNNMVATKEDFENNWEVAAKESWHKRFLV from the coding sequence ATGTTTACAGAATATAAAAATTTACCGAGTAATTCTCGTGTTTGGATTTACCAAGCAGATAGAGAATTTACAAATAAGGATATGGAATTTATTGCTTTAAAAGCAGAAGACTTTATAAACCAATGGACGCGTCATGGAGACGATTTAAAAGGTTCGTTTACTATTAAATACAATCAGTTTTTAGTATTGGCAGTAGATGAAAGTTTTAACAATGTTTCTGGTTGTTCTATAGATAGTTCTGTCCGTTTTATACAAGCTCTAGAAAAAGAACTTTCTTTAGACTTAATGAATAAAATGAACGTTACTTTTAAAGATAATAACACTATTAACTTAGTGAAGTTATCAGATTTTCAAAGATTTGCTAAAGAACAGAAAGTAACACCAGATACTATTGTTTTTAATAATATGGTAGCAACGAAAGAAGATTTTGAAAATAATTGGGAAGTTGCAGCAAAAGAAAGCTGGCATAAACGCTTTTTGGTATAA
- a CDS encoding 3'-5' exonuclease, with protein MNLNLTKPIVFFDLETTGVNIATDRIVEIAVLKVFPNGNKESKTWLVNPEMEIPQGSIDVHGITNEKVASEPTFKELAQQVSDMVAGCDLAGFNSNRFDIPLLAEELMRAGIDFDMKDRKAIDVQVIFHKKEQRTLSAGYQFYCGKELEGAHGAEADTNATYEILLAQLDKYEDIGNSVDALSEFSTHGERADFAGFVLMNDEKQEIFSFGKYKGRTVEEVFKENPGYNNWMQNADFPLYTKKVLKEIKDRMTVPKKKMSDKDKLQALQQKFNLR; from the coding sequence ATGAACTTAAATTTAACAAAACCAATTGTATTTTTCGATTTAGAAACTACAGGTGTAAATATTGCAACAGACAGAATTGTAGAAATTGCTGTTTTAAAAGTGTTTCCTAACGGAAATAAAGAAAGTAAAACGTGGTTGGTAAATCCGGAAATGGAAATCCCTCAAGGATCGATTGATGTTCATGGAATTACAAATGAAAAAGTAGCTTCAGAACCAACTTTTAAAGAGTTGGCACAACAGGTAAGTGATATGGTTGCAGGATGCGATTTGGCTGGTTTTAATTCTAATAGATTCGATATTCCTTTGTTAGCAGAAGAGTTAATGCGTGCAGGAATTGATTTTGACATGAAAGATCGAAAAGCAATTGATGTTCAAGTTATTTTTCATAAAAAAGAACAAAGAACTCTAAGTGCGGGGTATCAATTTTACTGCGGAAAAGAATTAGAAGGCGCTCATGGTGCAGAAGCAGACACCAATGCAACGTATGAAATCTTATTAGCACAATTAGATAAATATGAAGATATAGGAAACTCTGTAGACGCTTTAAGTGAATTTTCTACACACGGAGAAAGAGCAGATTTTGCTGGTTTTGTTTTGATGAATGATGAGAAGCAAGAAATTTTTTCTTTCGGAAAATACAAAGGAAGAACGGTAGAAGAGGTTTTTAAAGAAAACCCAGGGTATAATAATTGGATGCAGAATGCAGACTTTCCGTTGTATACAAAAAAGGTATTGAAAGAGATTAAAGATAGAATGACGGTGCCTAAAAAGAAAATGTCTGACAAAGATAAATTACAGGCTTTACAACAGAAATTTAATTTGCGATAG
- a CDS encoding PPK2 family polyphosphate kinase: protein MDIGKYKISSSIKLENFDTKEVLEDADKRLKKLRKKLSKTQNTMYAEGKYSVLVCLQGMDTSGKDSLIREVFKDVNARGVVVHSFKVPTELELKHDFMWRHYIALPAKGKIGVFNRTHYENVLVTRVHPEYVFGENIPTIKKIEDLDDAFYHDRMDRINDFESHLAKNGTIVLKFFLNLSKDEQKNRLLRRLNIPEKNWKFSANDLKERKLWDKYQFCYEDLLNRTSKENAPWFVIPADDKDSARYILAEILQKELEKYNFKAPELPEKVAVRIEEFKEQLNKE from the coding sequence ATGGATATAGGGAAATATAAGATTTCAAGCAGCATTAAATTAGAGAATTTTGATACAAAAGAAGTTTTAGAAGATGCCGATAAGAGGCTAAAAAAACTTCGTAAAAAGTTAAGTAAAACACAAAATACTATGTATGCAGAAGGCAAATATAGTGTGTTGGTTTGTTTGCAAGGAATGGATACTTCTGGTAAGGATAGCTTAATTAGAGAGGTTTTTAAAGATGTAAATGCTCGTGGTGTTGTTGTACATAGTTTTAAGGTGCCAACAGAATTAGAGTTGAAGCATGATTTTATGTGGAGGCATTATATTGCGTTGCCAGCAAAAGGGAAAATTGGTGTTTTTAATAGAACCCATTATGAAAATGTGCTGGTAACAAGAGTGCATCCTGAATATGTTTTTGGCGAAAATATTCCAACGATTAAAAAAATAGAAGATTTAGACGATGCTTTTTACCATGATAGAATGGATAGAATAAATGATTTTGAAAGTCATTTAGCAAAAAACGGAACCATTGTTCTAAAGTTCTTCTTAAATCTATCTAAAGACGAACAAAAAAATAGATTATTAAGAAGATTAAACATTCCAGAAAAGAATTGGAAATTTTCTGCAAATGACTTAAAAGAACGTAAATTGTGGGACAAATACCAGTTCTGTTATGAAGATTTATTAAACAGAACTTCCAAAGAAAATGCGCCTTGGTTTGTAATTCCTGCGGATGATAAAGATTCAGCTAGATATATTTTAGCAGAAATTTTACAAAAAGAATTAGAAAAGTACAATTTTAAAGCACCAGAATTACCAGAAAAAGTAGCAGTAAGAATAGAAGAATTTAAAGAACAATTAAATAAAGAGTAA
- a CDS encoding superoxide dismutase family protein gives MKTLKKFGILLFSTIILASCSVNEKKAVAKIEAKSGSNVSGTVSFIEKDGVVTMKAELSGLSEGNHAIHIHEIADCSAPDGKSAGGHWNPTEKNHGKWMQEPFHIGDIGNLVVGKDGTGTIERETNLWSVGGKDVNKNIVGHAIIIHEGPDDFSSQPSGAAGPRIGCAAIIRK, from the coding sequence ATGAAAACCTTAAAAAAATTCGGAATTCTTTTATTCTCAACAATAATCTTAGCCTCTTGTAGTGTTAACGAAAAAAAAGCTGTTGCTAAAATTGAAGCAAAAAGCGGAAGTAACGTTTCTGGAACTGTCTCTTTTATAGAAAAAGATGGAGTTGTAACCATGAAAGCTGAACTTTCTGGTCTTTCTGAAGGAAACCACGCCATTCACATTCACGAAATTGCAGATTGTTCTGCTCCTGACGGAAAATCTGCTGGAGGTCATTGGAATCCTACAGAAAAGAATCACGGAAAATGGATGCAAGAACCTTTTCATATTGGTGATATTGGAAATTTAGTAGTAGGTAAAGACGGAACAGGAACCATCGAAAGAGAAACTAATTTATGGTCTGTTGGTGGTAAAGACGTAAACAAAAACATTGTTGGGCATGCCATAATTATTCACGAAGGTCCAGATGATTTTAGTTCTCAACCTTCTGGTGCAGCAGGACCAAGAATTGGTTGTGCCGCAATTATTAGAAAATAA
- a CDS encoding type 1 glutamine amidotransferase family protein, with amino-acid sequence MTKKNIYIFLFNGFSDWEISYLTPELQKSEKIELKYFSIDGKSIKSMGGMNITPEFSIDQVDSNQVSAIILPGGTAWENKSINGIDGLIEKLHAQNKVIGAICGATTYLAGKGYLDNLNHTSNALFYLQNFAKDYNGADNYINELAVTDTNLITANGIGPIEFAREVFKKNRIT; translated from the coding sequence ATGACTAAAAAAAATATCTACATATTTCTATTCAATGGATTTTCTGATTGGGAAATTTCATATTTGACGCCTGAGCTACAGAAAAGCGAAAAAATAGAATTAAAGTATTTTTCAATTGACGGGAAAAGTATAAAATCTATGGGTGGAATGAATATAACCCCAGAATTTTCAATTGATCAAGTTGACTCAAATCAAGTTTCAGCAATTATACTTCCCGGAGGTACAGCTTGGGAAAACAAATCAATAAATGGAATAGATGGACTTATTGAAAAATTACATGCCCAAAACAAGGTAATCGGAGCGATTTGCGGAGCGACAACATACCTTGCAGGCAAAGGTTATTTAGACAATTTAAATCATACGAGTAATGCTTTGTTTTATCTTCAAAATTTTGCAAAAGACTACAACGGAGCTGATAATTATATAAACGAACTTGCTGTAACCGATACCAATTTAATTACTGCGAATGGAATTGGACCAATTGAATTTGCTCGTGAAGTCTTCAAAAAAAATAGAATTACATAG
- a CDS encoding TlpA family protein disulfide reductase: MKLKSILLCLIFLGIVSCKKEVAKNEKQAVNTSEISIKTYTYNELKPLLEKNDGKTYVVNFWATWCAPCVKELPAFEKLHKEYASKDVVVLLVSLDFPKQVERKLIPFIIKKNIQSKVVLLDDVNEDIWIKAIDKNWSGAIPATLIYNTNKRTFYEESFTYETLEVELQTFLKQ; encoded by the coding sequence ATGAAATTAAAATCAATTCTTCTCTGTCTTATTTTTTTAGGAATTGTTTCTTGTAAAAAAGAAGTTGCTAAAAATGAAAAACAAGCAGTAAATACTTCAGAAATTAGCATAAAAACATATACTTATAATGAGTTAAAGCCTTTGCTAGAAAAAAATGATGGCAAAACCTATGTTGTTAATTTTTGGGCAACTTGGTGTGCACCTTGTGTTAAAGAGTTGCCAGCTTTTGAAAAGTTACATAAAGAATATGCTTCTAAAGATGTAGTAGTGTTATTGGTGAGTTTAGATTTTCCGAAGCAAGTAGAGCGTAAATTAATTCCTTTTATAATCAAGAAAAATATACAATCTAAAGTAGTTTTGTTAGATGATGTAAATGAAGATATTTGGATTAAAGCAATCGATAAAAATTGGTCTGGAGCCATACCAGCAACCTTAATTTACAATACTAACAAACGTACGTTTTACGAGGAATCTTTTACGTATGAAACTTTAGAGGTAGAATTACAAACCTTTTTAAAACAATAA
- a CDS encoding S1/P1 nuclease, which translates to MKLKLLLLISFFFVAKPTTEEVVFWGQNGHRATGKIAENHLKKKAKRKIDKLLKGQSLAFVSTFADEIKSDKAYRKYSSWHYVNMNIDESYADAAKNPKGDVVTAINKCIEVLKDKNSSDEDKSFHLKMLVHFVGDLHQPMHIGQREDKGGNSIQVQWFGKGTNLHAVWDTKMIEAWNMGYLELADNAKDLSKKQIEAIEAGTLVEWVDEVHEVTKKVYNSVKAGDKLSYRYSYDHFGIVRDQLQIGGIRLAKILNDIFC; encoded by the coding sequence ATGAAACTTAAATTACTTTTATTGATATCTTTCTTTTTTGTAGCGAAACCAACAACAGAAGAGGTCGTTTTTTGGGGGCAAAACGGACATAGAGCAACGGGTAAAATTGCTGAAAATCATTTAAAGAAAAAAGCAAAACGAAAAATAGATAAACTATTAAAAGGGCAAAGTTTAGCATTTGTGTCTACGTTTGCAGACGAAATAAAGTCAGACAAAGCGTATAGAAAATATTCTTCTTGGCATTATGTGAATATGAATATCGATGAGTCTTATGCAGATGCAGCGAAAAACCCAAAAGGAGATGTTGTTACAGCAATTAATAAATGTATCGAAGTTTTAAAAGACAAAAACAGTTCAGATGAAGATAAATCTTTTCATTTAAAAATGTTAGTTCACTTTGTAGGAGATTTACATCAACCGATGCACATTGGGCAAAGAGAAGATAAAGGTGGTAATTCGATACAAGTTCAGTGGTTTGGTAAAGGAACCAATTTACATGCTGTTTGGGATACAAAAATGATTGAAGCATGGAATATGGGGTACCTAGAATTGGCAGACAACGCGAAAGATTTATCTAAAAAACAAATTGAAGCTATTGAAGCAGGAACTTTAGTGGAATGGGTAGATGAGGTTCATGAAGTAACAAAAAAGGTGTACAATTCTGTAAAAGCTGGTGATAAGTTAAGCTACAGGTATTCGTACGATCATTTTGGTATTGTTAGAGATCAGTTACAAATAGGAGGAATTCGTTTGGCGAAAATATTGAATGATATTTTTTGCTAA
- a CDS encoding SPFH domain-containing protein, whose protein sequence is MKSEKIIKPANGYLMLVIVLILFFGSIVFSIQQENPIYILITVISFIGFFGFILVNPNTSKVVLLFGKYVGTIKENGLYWANPFFRKKAISLRASNFDSERLKVNDKLGNPIMISTILVWRVTDTYKAAFDVDNYENFVRVQTDAAVRKLASMYPYDNFADEGHDEDITLRSSVNEVSEALEKEIDERLTIAGIEVLEARIGYLAYANEIASAMLKRQQATAIVAARHKIVQGAVEMVEMALYELNKRQIVELDDERKAAMVSNLLVILCGDKEASPIVNAGTLSH, encoded by the coding sequence ATGAAATCAGAAAAAATAATCAAACCAGCTAACGGGTATTTAATGTTAGTAATTGTGCTTATCTTATTTTTTGGAAGTATCGTTTTTTCTATTCAACAAGAAAATCCAATTTATATCTTAATTACAGTCATTAGTTTTATCGGCTTTTTCGGCTTTATTTTAGTGAATCCCAATACCTCTAAAGTTGTTTTATTATTCGGAAAATATGTAGGAACCATTAAAGAGAATGGTTTGTATTGGGCAAATCCTTTTTTTAGAAAGAAAGCAATTTCTTTAAGAGCAAGTAATTTTGATAGTGAACGTTTAAAAGTAAATGATAAGTTAGGAAACCCTATTATGATTTCTACTATTTTAGTTTGGCGGGTTACAGACACCTACAAAGCTGCTTTTGATGTAGATAATTATGAAAACTTTGTACGTGTACAAACGGATGCTGCTGTTAGAAAATTAGCAAGTATGTATCCTTATGATAATTTTGCAGATGAAGGTCATGATGAAGATATTACTCTACGTTCTAGCGTAAATGAAGTCTCTGAGGCCTTAGAAAAGGAAATTGACGAGCGTTTAACCATTGCAGGAATTGAAGTTTTAGAAGCAAGAATTGGTTATTTAGCATATGCGAACGAAATTGCTTCTGCTATGTTGAAAAGACAACAAGCTACTGCAATTGTTGCCGCAAGACATAAAATTGTACAAGGTGCTGTTGAAATGGTAGAAATGGCTTTATATGAATTAAACAAAAGACAAATTGTAGAGTTAGATGATGAACGTAAAGCTGCAATGGTTAGTAATTTACTGGTTATTTTATGTGGAGATAAAGAAGCTTCTCCTATTGTAAATGCAGGAACTTTAAGCCATTAA
- a CDS encoding DUF4177 domain-containing protein: protein MKEYKVVQPKLGFRNRFQNFEDLLNLYAREGWRVVDVHQGWSAVILERNKNR from the coding sequence ATGAAAGAATATAAAGTAGTACAACCAAAATTAGGATTTAGAAATCGTTTTCAAAATTTTGAAGACTTATTAAACCTTTACGCAAGAGAAGGTTGGCGTGTTGTTGATGTTCACCAAGGTTGGTCTGCAGTTATTCTAGAAAGAAATAAAAATAGATAA
- a CDS encoding alpha/beta hydrolase codes for MTRIIIYFVIYLFGISVAIAQVKSEEIIIHNEAIELPGTLTFSKENTPLIIWVHGSGPVDRNGNQPAQNVKANYIKQFRDAVNKENIAFFSYDKRTANKNNQDFLKDTKVRDFAFDLEKVVHHFHNEKRFSEIILIGHSQGSLIAMLAPKNADKYISLAGAGETIDKTIVKQISKNNPTLGEAAQQQFDTLRIKGKIEVIHPFLMSVFAKQNQPFLYSWMQLNPLEEIKKLTIPILIINGDKDLQVKIEDAKALHAVNKNSRLAIIENMNHVLKEIQKEEDNLKSYYSSEFPISEKLIEAIVQFVKK; via the coding sequence ATGACTAGAATTATAATCTATTTCGTTATTTATTTATTCGGAATTTCAGTTGCTATCGCACAAGTGAAGTCCGAAGAAATTATAATACATAATGAAGCAATTGAATTACCTGGAACACTAACCTTTTCTAAAGAAAACACGCCTTTAATTATCTGGGTTCATGGTTCTGGCCCTGTGGATAGAAACGGGAATCAGCCAGCACAAAACGTAAAAGCAAATTATATTAAACAATTTAGAGATGCAGTAAATAAAGAAAATATTGCCTTTTTTAGTTATGATAAAAGAACAGCAAATAAAAACAATCAAGATTTTTTAAAAGATACTAAAGTAAGAGATTTTGCTTTTGATCTAGAAAAAGTTGTTCATCATTTTCATAATGAAAAACGTTTTTCTGAAATCATATTAATTGGTCATAGTCAGGGTTCTTTAATTGCAATGTTAGCTCCAAAAAATGCAGACAAATACATTTCTCTTGCTGGCGCAGGTGAAACCATAGACAAAACAATTGTAAAACAAATTAGTAAAAACAACCCTACTTTAGGTGAAGCCGCACAACAACAATTTGATACGTTAAGAATTAAAGGAAAAATTGAAGTTATACATCCGTTTTTAATGAGCGTGTTTGCAAAACAAAATCAGCCATTTTTATATTCTTGGATGCAACTGAACCCTTTAGAAGAAATAAAAAAACTAACAATTCCTATTTTAATTATAAATGGTGATAAAGATTTACAAGTAAAAATTGAAGATGCCAAAGCACTACACGCTGTAAATAAAAATTCTAGATTAGCTATTATAGAAAACATGAATCATGTTTTAAAAGAGATTCAAAAAGAGGAAGATAATTTAAAATCTTACTATTCATCAGAATTCCCAATTTCAGAAAAACTAATTGAAGCAATTGTTCAATTTGTAAAAAAATAA
- a CDS encoding Arc family DNA binding domain-containing protein, which produces MAKKKAFALRVNEDMIKAIEKWAADEFRSTNGQIEWMLMQALKDAKREPKKKEE; this is translated from the coding sequence ATGGCAAAAAAGAAAGCTTTCGCATTGCGAGTTAATGAAGATATGATAAAAGCCATCGAAAAATGGGCTGCAGATGAGTTTCGTTCTACAAACGGACAAATAGAATGGATGTTAATGCAGGCATTAAAAGATGCAAAAAGAGAACCTAAAAAGAAAGAAGAGTAA
- a CDS encoding DUF2490 domain-containing protein has translation MRKIILLLCLSFIINKTQAQKSAEDQLGTWYMYNGSHKLSKKYALKTMAHFRYYELTSKFQQEIYRLGVNYTFNQKTNLTLGLSYATGDLEYDASSKNLYESRFYEDLNLKSNWGEFTGKHRIRLEQRFIHKNGNTDQFVNWVRYNLNVGYPLSNTWSVYAFNELFLHLNQSKRFAQNWTGAGFLYKLNNAIKLKAGYFQIKTPNLILKRLQLGIIVNTNFTKKTI, from the coding sequence ATGCGTAAAATAATTCTATTACTTTGCTTGAGTTTTATTATAAATAAAACTCAAGCTCAAAAATCTGCTGAAGACCAACTAGGTACTTGGTACATGTATAATGGTTCACATAAATTATCTAAAAAATATGCACTTAAAACAATGGCTCATTTTAGATATTATGAACTAACAAGCAAATTTCAACAAGAAATTTACAGATTAGGTGTAAATTACACCTTCAACCAAAAAACCAATTTAACACTTGGTTTAAGTTATGCTACAGGAGATTTAGAATATGATGCTTCTTCTAAGAACCTATATGAATCTCGCTTTTATGAAGATTTAAACTTGAAATCTAATTGGGGTGAATTTACAGGGAAACATCGCATTCGATTAGAACAACGTTTTATTCATAAAAACGGAAATACAGATCAGTTTGTAAATTGGGTTCGTTATAATTTAAATGTTGGTTATCCGCTTTCTAATACCTGGAGTGTTTATGCTTTTAATGAATTATTCTTGCACTTGAATCAATCTAAAAGGTTTGCTCAAAATTGGACTGGTGCAGGTTTTTTATACAAACTGAATAATGCCATCAAATTAAAAGCAGGTTATTTTCAAATTAAAACACCAAACCTAATTCTAAAAAGATTACAATTAGGTATTATTGTAAATACAAATTTTACTAAAAAAACAATTTAA
- a CDS encoding DUF819 domain-containing protein, translating into MEPIFTNDAIVFGILMLSLGFVFYTESLKTGFWPKFYKIVPGLFMAYFIPAIFTTVGIISPEWKTTNATGEVVSNSSQLYYVASRFLLPASLVLMTLSIDLKAIFNLGSKALIMFFTGTVGVIIGGPLAILLISIFSPETVGGADFDAVWRGLSTLAGSWIGGGANQTAMLEIYKYNPEKYGGMVIVDIVIANVWMAILLIGIGRKDKINKWLKADTSAIEELKEKVITFTQKVKRNPTLTDFMIMLSIAFGTVGFGHFAAKYLSAFFSEFVASINSQTWRNVFSFLGSGFFWLISISTIVAVILSYTKAKNYEGAGASKLGSIFIYILVATIGMKMDLNQAFENPGLIAIGFVWMTIHALLLILVAKMIRAPYFFLAVGSQANVGGAASAPIVAQAFHPSLASVGVLLAVFGYAIGTVGAILCTILMELASTI; encoded by the coding sequence ATGGAACCAATATTTACAAATGATGCAATTGTTTTTGGTATTTTAATGCTCTCTTTAGGGTTCGTTTTTTACACAGAAAGTTTAAAAACTGGTTTTTGGCCTAAGTTTTACAAAATAGTACCAGGTTTATTTATGGCATATTTTATTCCTGCTATTTTTACAACAGTTGGCATTATTTCTCCAGAATGGAAAACAACAAATGCTACAGGCGAAGTTGTAAGTAATTCTTCTCAATTATACTACGTTGCAAGTCGTTTTTTATTACCGGCTTCATTAGTTTTAATGACGTTAAGCATCGATTTAAAAGCAATTTTTAATTTGGGCTCTAAAGCATTAATTATGTTCTTTACAGGAACTGTAGGTGTTATTATTGGTGGTCCTTTGGCTATTTTATTAATCTCTATTTTTTCTCCAGAAACCGTTGGTGGTGCAGATTTTGATGCTGTTTGGAGAGGACTTTCTACCTTAGCAGGAAGCTGGATTGGTGGTGGTGCAAACCAAACTGCTATGTTAGAAATCTACAAATACAATCCTGAAAAATACGGAGGAATGGTTATTGTAGATATTGTAATTGCAAATGTTTGGATGGCAATTTTACTAATAGGAATTGGTAGAAAAGATAAGATTAATAAATGGTTAAAAGCAGACACTTCTGCTATTGAAGAGCTAAAAGAAAAAGTAATCACTTTTACACAAAAAGTAAAAAGAAACCCTACTTTAACAGACTTCATGATTATGCTTTCAATTGCTTTCGGAACTGTTGGTTTTGGCCATTTTGCAGCAAAGTATTTAAGTGCATTTTTCTCTGAATTTGTAGCTTCTATTAACTCACAAACTTGGCGAAATGTATTTTCATTTTTAGGCTCTGGTTTTTTCTGGTTAATTAGTATTTCTACCATTGTTGCGGTTATTTTATCTTACACAAAAGCGAAAAATTATGAAGGTGCAGGTGCAAGTAAATTAGGTAGCATTTTCATTTACATTCTAGTAGCAACTATTGGTATGAAAATGGACTTGAATCAGGCTTTTGAAAACCCTGGTTTAATAGCAATTGGCTTTGTTTGGATGACCATACATGCTCTTTTACTAATTCTTGTTGCTAAAATGATTAGAGCACCTTATTTCTTTTTAGCAGTTGGTAGTCAAGCAAACGTTGGTGGTGCAGCATCTGCACCAATTGTTGCACAAGCATTTCATCCTTCTTTAGCAAGTGTAGGTGTTTTATTAGCGGTTTTTGGCTATGCAATTGGTACTGTTGGCGCAATTTTGTGTACAATTTTAATGGAATTAGCTTCAACCATTTAA
- a CDS encoding DUF4369 domain-containing protein, which produces MKKIIAVLLVSILMIACSSKKDGNMIVEGNIKGLKKGTLYLQKMNDTALVSVDSVTVFGDGNYKLTDNVESPVMYYLTFDGNTTDKRILFFGNKGTITINDNIDIFGFNPEIIGSENQLVLNNFMKINNQFKNQRLEFIKKEFDAVKSKDADLIEKVQNDFNRMIRRKYLYTTNFALNNPNSEAAPYIALTELYDANIKLLDTINNSLSIDVKKSIYGQRLDKFIGDIKAKENK; this is translated from the coding sequence ATGAAGAAAATTATAGCAGTTTTACTAGTATCAATTTTAATGATTGCCTGTTCCTCTAAGAAAGATGGGAATATGATTGTTGAAGGAAACATTAAAGGATTAAAAAAAGGAACGTTATATCTTCAGAAAATGAATGATACTGCTTTGGTTTCTGTAGATTCTGTAACTGTTTTTGGTGATGGAAATTATAAATTAACAGACAATGTAGAATCTCCTGTAATGTACTATCTAACTTTTGATGGAAATACGACTGATAAAAGAATCTTGTTCTTTGGAAATAAAGGAACCATTACTATTAACGATAATATTGATATATTTGGATTTAATCCAGAAATTATAGGTTCCGAAAATCAATTGGTTTTAAATAATTTCATGAAAATTAATAATCAATTTAAAAATCAACGTTTAGAGTTCATCAAAAAAGAATTTGATGCTGTAAAATCTAAAGATGCAGATTTAATTGAGAAAGTACAAAATGATTTTAATAGAATGATTCGAAGAAAATATTTGTACACAACTAATTTTGCTTTGAATAACCCAAACTCTGAAGCTGCACCTTATATTGCTTTAACAGAACTATACGATGCTAATATTAAATTACTAGACACGATAAACAACTCTTTATCTATAGATGTTAAAAAATCTATTTACGGGCAACGCTTAGATAAATTTATTGGTGATATTAAAGCTAAAGAAAATAAGTAA
- a CDS encoding DUF4442 domain-containing protein, which translates to MKFTPFKVNFFNLIKLPLAYFGGVRVLTITDTEVIVSIKHRWINQNPFKSMFWAAQGMAAEMPTGILMMKAIDDSKRKVSMLVTRQEAQFFKKATGTILFSCTGGNEIREAIQESIKTSEGQVVILVSEGKNKDGVVVSKFTFEWSLKVK; encoded by the coding sequence ATGAAATTCACACCGTTTAAAGTCAATTTTTTTAATCTAATAAAGCTTCCTTTAGCATATTTTGGAGGAGTTAGAGTACTTACAATTACAGATACTGAAGTTATCGTTTCTATAAAACATAGATGGATAAATCAAAATCCGTTTAAAAGTATGTTTTGGGCAGCTCAAGGAATGGCCGCAGAAATGCCAACAGGTATTTTAATGATGAAAGCAATTGACGATTCTAAACGAAAAGTTTCTATGTTAGTTACACGCCAAGAGGCACAATTTTTTAAAAAAGCAACAGGAACAATCCTCTTTTCTTGTACTGGTGGAAATGAAATTAGAGAAGCAATTCAAGAATCGATTAAAACAAGTGAAGGGCAAGTTGTTATTTTAGTTTCTGAAGGAAAAAATAAAGATGGAGTGGTGGTCTCTAAATTTACTTTTGAGTGGAGTTTAAAAGTGAAGTAA
- a CDS encoding DUF4870 domain-containing protein, whose protein sequence is MKQNNQNTNAFLIHISAFAGFIFPFGHIITPLIAWQTLKERSPFLDEQGKEAVNFNLSYTLYSFILTLTFIPFALGTFFRNFNNFDNFHMDFDFNTNNILGFIGFGTATGIIYLVGIALVIIASLKAKEGENYKYPFTIKFIK, encoded by the coding sequence ATGAAACAAAACAATCAAAACACCAACGCCTTTTTAATACATATTTCTGCATTTGCAGGTTTTATATTCCCTTTTGGTCATATAATTACACCACTTATTGCGTGGCAAACTTTAAAAGAAAGAAGTCCGTTTTTAGATGAACAGGGCAAGGAAGCTGTAAACTTCAATTTAAGTTACACCTTATACTCTTTTATTTTAACGCTTACATTTATTCCGTTTGCACTCGGCACTTTTTTTAGAAACTTTAATAATTTTGATAATTTCCACATGGATTTTGATTTTAACACCAATAATATTTTAGGTTTTATTGGTTTTGGAACTGCAACAGGAATTATCTATTTAGTAGGAATTGCTTTGGTAATAATTGCTTCGTTAAAAGCAAAAGAAGGAGAGAATTATAAATATCCTTTTACCATAAAATTTATAAAATAA